Within Hydrogenophaga sp. PAMC20947, the genomic segment CCGGCAGCTGCTCGGGCAGGCGCAGGCGCAACTCCCCGTCAGGAAACCGGTGCCGCTCGATCGCTCGGGGCTCCAAGGCCGCGGCCTGCGCAGCGCGCTCGGCCAGTTCGGCGTCTTCGGCGCAGTACAGCAAACAGCCCGCTGGGTTGGATTGGGGTACAGGCATCAAAACTCCACAAAAACCTGGGGCAACTGATTGGCCGTTCCAAGCTGGTAGCCGTTGGCCTGCTCACTGGCTTGCCGGGCGAACACCAAGTCAGCTGGGTAGCTGGCGTAGATGCGGTACAGCAAATCGCCTGCGGTCACATGGTCGCCCAGCTTGGCAAACACATCGACGCCCGCACCGGCCACCTTGGGCGCGCCAGCCAGGCGGGCGATGCGCGCCACCCTGAGGTTGTCGATACCGATCACCACCCCCGATTCGCTGGCTTTCACATCAAGCGTTAGCGCGCCCACAGCAGGCCGATGCAGGTCAAAGCCCCGACTGCCTTGTGCCTCTACGATGGCCTGCATGTGCGCCAGCGCCCGCCCGGATTCAAGAATGTCACGGGCAATCCGGAAACCGTCGCCGCCGCGCACATCGGGGCTGCACTCGATGATGCGACCCGCGAGGCGCAGCGATTTCTGACGCAGATCGTCGGGCGCATCGGGGTGGTTCTCCAGCACCTGCATCACGTCGCGCGCTTCCAGCACCGGGCCGATGCCACGTCCGATGGGTTGGCGTCCGTCGGTGATGACCACGTCCAACGACAAATTCAGCCGCAGGGCCACGTATTCGAACAGGCGCCGCAAACGCTGTGCCTCGGGCATGGAGCGCACCTTGGCGGTGGGGCCAATGGGGATGTCGAGCACCAGGTGGGTCGAACCCGCCGCGATTTTTTTGGACAGAATGGATGCCACCATTTGCCCGGGTGAGTCGATGTTCAGCGGGCGCTCCACCGAAATCAGCACATCGTCAGCCGGCGACAGATTCGCTGTGCCGCCCCAGGCCAGGCAAGCGCCGTGTTGCCGCACAATGCCGACGAGCTGCTCAAACGGCAGCTCCACATTCGCCAGTACCGCCATGGTGTCGGCCGTGCCGGCCGGCGACGTGATGGCGCGCGACGAAGTCTTGGGAAACACCAGGCCGTGCGCCGCCACGATGGGCACCACCAGCATCGATGTGCGGTTGCCCGGAATGCCACCAATACAGTGCTTGTCGACCACCAACGGCTGCTGCCAATCGAGGCGCCGCCCGCTGGCCACCATGGCCTCGGTGAGGAAATACACCTCTTCGCGGTCCAGCTCGCTGCGGTTGCAGGCGACCACAAACGCAGTCAGCTCGATCTTGGAATAGCGGTGCTGCGCAATGTCGCGCACGATGGCGGCAAAGTCTTCCCGGCCCAGGCGCTCACCGTTGATCTTGCGAAACAGGGCGGGAATGGACGCGGGCGGCTCGGCCTGTGAGACCGAAGCCGGGTGGCCGTCGGGCACCTTCAGCTGCGCAAAGGCGTCCTCTGACAGACCCAGCTCACCACAGCCAACAATGGACACATCGTCGACCACGTTGACCGTGGCCAGGATGCTGCTGCCGTTGGCATGCACCTCCACCTTGGAGAGCGCCTGAAAGCCCTCGGCCCGGACCACGGCGCACTCGCGGTGCAGGTAGGCCACATTCTCATGGTAAGTGTCGATGGCCACCCGCTTGAGCGAGAGGCCTTGCGCCTGCGGGGTTGTTGGGTCGATAGCGGCGGGAGTTTCGTTCGGCATACCTCAACGATACACCGCAACACACCGCCCGCTGGGCGCGGAGTGCCGTTCTTTCATACCGATGTGCATTCAAAGTGAGAACAGGGCCGAGGAACGCTGTCATCACCTTGAAGGTGAATGGGTATCAGCCCACCACCAGCCGGATCGCGGGCAACACCTGCTCAGACTCCGAGCGCCGCTCCAGTGCCAGGCGCATGTTCATCTGGGCGACCTCGGTGTGCTCGGTGGCCAGCGCTTCGGCGCGTGCACCTTGCCCTGCGCGCAAGGCATCAAACAGCATGTGGTGCTGGCGGTGCGCGTAGAGCATCCAGTCGCGGTCCCGCGCCAGCGTGCCTTGCATGGGCAACATGGCCGAGGCCGGGGCGAAGGGCAGTTTGTCGTTGAGCGCCACCGCGCGTTGCAAGGCCCGATTGCCACAGCCCTCCAGCAGCAAGGCATGGAAGCGGTCGTTCATGGCCGCGTAGGCCGCGTAACCCTCGATCGTGAGTGGGTTGCTTGACAGCAAACGATCGCCTTCGTCAAGACAGCCCTGCAGATCGCCCTGCAGTTGGCGTGAGACCCCATGTTCGGCCACCAGGCGCGCGGCCATGCCTTCCAGATGTCCCCGCACGGCAATCGCATCGGTGACTTCTTGTGCGGTGAATTGGCGCACCAGGTACTTGCCGGTTTCATTGGCTTCGACCAGGCCTTCTTGCTCCAGCGTGACCAGCGCAGCGCGAACCGGCGTGCGCGAGGCACCCAGCCGCTCGGCGAGTTGCTGCTCTGCCAGGCGCTGCCCTGGCGGAAAGGCACCGCTGAGGATCAGGTCGCGCAATTGCATCAACACGGTGTCTTGCAGGTTCATATTTGAAACTGTACACTGATTTATAAAAATGGGATACCGTTTGGATATCCCGCCACTGCCCTCCCCCCATCACCTCAACACCGTACAGGAGCGCCATGAAAGCCGAACTGAATGAACGCCTGACCCAGGTTGGGCCGGGTACCCCAACCGGAGAACTGCTGCGCCAGTACTGGCAACCGGTGGCGCTGCTGGACGAATTCGACCCCGCGCTGGCCCCGACCATGGCGGTGCGCCCGGTCAAAGCGGTGCGGGTGCTGGGGCAAGACTTCGTGCTGTTCAAAAACGCTCAAGGCGTGTTTGGTCTGCTCGACCGCGACTGCCCGCACCGCGGCGCCGACCTGGCTTTTGGCCGCAACGAAGGCGATGGTCTGCGTTGCCCCTTCCACGGCTGGAAATTTGATGTGACCGGCCAATGCACCGACACACCGGCCGAGCCCGCCGGCAGCACGCTGTGCTCGCGCATCCGACAACGCAGCTACCCACTGGTGGAAAAAGCCGGCACCTTGTTCGCCTGGTTCGGCCCCGAAGGCCAGACACCGCCGCCCTTCCCCGCCCTCGACGCTTTTGAGGCTCCGGGTACCCACAGCTTTGCCTTCAAGGGACTGTGGCACTGCAACTGGCTGCAGTCTTTCGAGGTGGGCATCGACCCCGCCCATGCCTCGTACTTGCACCGCTTCTTCAACGACGCCTCGCTCGACGACAGCTATGGCAAGCAGTTCCGGGGCGCGAGCGCCGGTGAGGTGGGCGGCGAGCGCTGGCCCATGACCAAGGTCATGCGCGAATTCAGCCAGCCCGAAATCTCGTTCACCGCCCAGCCCTACGGCTTCCAGCTCACCGCCCTGCGCAAGATGAACGAAGCGCTGGCCCATGTGCGCGTGACCAATGCGGTGTTCCCTCAGACCTTCGTCATTCCGCTCTCAGAAACCATGACCATCACCCAGATGCATGTGCCGGTGGACGACACCCACAACCACTGGTATGCCTTCTTCACCAGCTTCGACGGCCCAGTGGACAAAGACACCATGCGCAAGCAGCGCCTGGAAGCCGTGACCCTGCCCGACTACCTGCCCAAGT encodes:
- a CDS encoding thymidine phosphorylase family protein; translation: MPNETPAAIDPTTPQAQGLSLKRVAIDTYHENVAYLHRECAVVRAEGFQALSKVEVHANGSSILATVNVVDDVSIVGCGELGLSEDAFAQLKVPDGHPASVSQAEPPASIPALFRKINGERLGREDFAAIVRDIAQHRYSKIELTAFVVACNRSELDREEVYFLTEAMVASGRRLDWQQPLVVDKHCIGGIPGNRTSMLVVPIVAAHGLVFPKTSSRAITSPAGTADTMAVLANVELPFEQLVGIVRQHGACLAWGGTANLSPADDVLISVERPLNIDSPGQMVASILSKKIAAGSTHLVLDIPIGPTAKVRSMPEAQRLRRLFEYVALRLNLSLDVVITDGRQPIGRGIGPVLEARDVMQVLENHPDAPDDLRQKSLRLAGRIIECSPDVRGGDGFRIARDILESGRALAHMQAIVEAQGSRGFDLHRPAVGALTLDVKASESGVVIGIDNLRVARIARLAGAPKVAGAGVDVFAKLGDHVTAGDLLYRIYASYPADLVFARQASEQANGYQLGTANQLPQVFVEF
- a CDS encoding GntR family transcriptional regulator, whose product is MNLQDTVLMQLRDLILSGAFPPGQRLAEQQLAERLGASRTPVRAALVTLEQEGLVEANETGKYLVRQFTAQEVTDAIAVRGHLEGMAARLVAEHGVSRQLQGDLQGCLDEGDRLLSSNPLTIEGYAAYAAMNDRFHALLLEGCGNRALQRAVALNDKLPFAPASAMLPMQGTLARDRDWMLYAHRQHHMLFDALRAGQGARAEALATEHTEVAQMNMRLALERRSESEQVLPAIRLVVG
- a CDS encoding aromatic ring-hydroxylating dioxygenase subunit alpha — translated: MKAELNERLTQVGPGTPTGELLRQYWQPVALLDEFDPALAPTMAVRPVKAVRVLGQDFVLFKNAQGVFGLLDRDCPHRGADLAFGRNEGDGLRCPFHGWKFDVTGQCTDTPAEPAGSTLCSRIRQRSYPLVEKAGTLFAWFGPEGQTPPPFPALDAFEAPGTHSFAFKGLWHCNWLQSFEVGIDPAHASYLHRFFNDASLDDSYGKQFRGASAGEVGGERWPMTKVMREFSQPEISFTAQPYGFQLTALRKMNEALAHVRVTNAVFPQTFVIPLSETMTITQMHVPVDDTHNHWYAFFTSFDGPVDKDTMRKQRLEAVTLPDYLPKSGRHNHWGFNAEEQQNSTFLGMGEDDINVHDQWACESMGPIQDRTREHLGTTDKVIMANRRMLQTAIASVADGGVAPGIADPAQHAAIRGPDTVDGIAPADAWEAWWHNAVVAKRAGAPWDKAKAEPTAETRTP